The stretch of DNA CGGCTCCTTTTGACGCTGGGATTGCTGGTGGCATTGGGGACCTTGCTTTATATGCCGATGCGTACCTTCGCTGAAAAGCATTGGGTTGCCTCGCTCCATGTCCGGGGCCGTGCGGTCATTATCGAGAAGTTTGGCAGCGCACCCCGCATCCAGAGGGGCGAGTGGGTTGCTTATTCGATTCCCGAAACGGGCAATCACGACGCCGGCTATGTACAGGCTGGATTGGGGTTTGGCCAAGTCTTGGCAGTGGGTGGAGACAAAATCCGCTTTACGCCCGTTGCTATCGAGGTCAATGGGGTTGCACGGCCACGTCTGGCTTATATGCCGGATTGGGGAGAGATGGTGGTCCCGCAAAAACACTGGTTTATCTGGCCCGATATTGATATAGGTGGGCACGGAGCGGCCCCAGCCGCTCTAAGACAATTGCTGCTGCGCATGGCTACAGTGTCACAAGAGCAATTCTTTGGCCGCCCTTTGAAGCGGTGGTTCTGGCGCTCGCAACAACTGGCTGCATGAGCCGTTTTGTTAATCTCGAATTCGGAGGAGAATCGGAGGACCATCTTTATTCGACAGGGGGTCTGAAAGATGAGGGCTTTTATTCAACGGAAGCCCGCTCGGCCTTCGAGAGCGGGAAATTCGAGACGGCATTGCGGCTCTATTCGAAGGTGCTCGAATTTAATCCGCAAAACGCCGCTGCCTGGACCGGGCAGGTCCGCATGCTCATCGAGTTGGGGGAATTCCGCGAAGCCAGGCTCTGGGCGGAAAAGGCCCTCGAACGGTTCCCGCACGAGCCGGAATTGCTCGCTGCCAAGGCCGTGGCACTGGGACGGGGTGGTGATTTGCAAGGCGCATTGGCATTTTCCGACGCTTCAATCGAGGAACGGGGAGACACACCGTATGTTTGGCTGGCGCGAGCCGACGTGCTGCTGGCAAGACGAGAGCCCAGAGCGGATTTCTGCTTCGAAAAAGCCCTGCTCCTGGCCCCGGGCGACTGGTTTATCATGTGGCTCGCAGGACGGATTCGGTTTTATTACGAGCAGTTTGTGCTGGCGTTGAAGCTCTACCAGAAAGCCCTCGAAACCAATGCAGGCCATTTCCTGCTTTGGCTCGAGTTGGGCCAATGCCAACAGGCCTTGGGTCTGAGTGGTCCGGCGCGAACTTCCTTCACACAGGCTCGTCAACTCAACCCGCAATGTTACGAGGCGGGTGTCGCTTTGACTCGCCTGGCAGAGAATGGCCTTGGCTCGTACCTTCTTGGGTTATGGCGGCGGCTGTTGCGCAAATAACGCCCAATGCATTTCTCACCCCATCACCTCCTATGAGCAGCGATATGCTGGATCGGCTCCTGTCGGCCGCAAGCGATTTTGATGCATCCGACCTTCATGTCGTCGCCGGTGTCCCGCCTGCCTTCCGCGTTAATGGGGAAATTATCATTGCGGATGAAGATGTCCTGTCCGAAGCGGAGTTGGAACAGATGGCCTTCAGTCTGCTCAACGAGCAGCAGCGGAAGAAATTCGACCAGGAATGGGAGTTGTGCATCTCCCTGCTCCACCGGGCCGCCGGGCGCGTGCGCGCCACGTTTTATCGGCGAAACGGCCACCCCGAGATGAGCTTCCGTTTCTGTGGCGAACGCATCGCATCGCGCCAGGAATTGGGTTTGCCGGACAAAATAGACGAGCTGGCGCGCAAACCCAACGGCCTGGTGCTGGTCACCGGCCCGACCGGCGCCGGCAAAACGACGACGCTCAATTACATGGTCGATCTCATCAATGGCGAACGCCGATGCAAGATTGTTACCATCGAAGACCCCATCGAGTTCGTCCATGAAAACAAACGGGCCATCGTCGTGCAGCAGGAGGTCCTGACCGACGTGCGCTCGTTCAATCGCGCCTTGATTCACGTTTTGCGCCAGGACCCCGACGTAATCGTGGTGGGAGAGATGCGCGATTACGAAGCGATTTCAACTGCGCTGACGGCGGCAGAGACAGGACACCTGGTCCTGGCCACCATGCATTCGCCCAGCGTTTCGCACGCCCTCGAACGCATCGTAGGGGTCTTTGAAGGCAACGCGCAACGGCAGATTATCCTTCAATTGTCCAACGCCTTGCAGGGTATCGTTGCCCAGGAATTGCTCCCTGCTGCCGACCGGACCCGGCGAGTATTGGCCTACGAACTGATTGTGGCCAACAATGCGGTGCGCAATCTCATCCGGGAAAACCAGATGCACCAATTGGAAAACACCATCCAAACTGGACGCAAGGAGGGAATGACCTTGATGGACAATTGCCTCTATGATTTGTATTGCAAATGCCTGATCACTTATGACACCGCCATGAGCCGCGCTCGGCATCCAGACCATATTGTCAGGCAAAAAGCATGAGAAGTTCCGAATTGGGAATTTCCCTAAGCCGTAACGATTCAGTTTGAACAGGAGATAATAGAGGAATTCCTTCCCTGATTCTGTCCTCTCGGTTCAGGTTGCACCAAATTGCAGTTCGGCCTTTTCGCAGAATGATAAGGGGCGCGCGGCTCGCCCTCCGGGGTAAACGTTACCCTTGGCGCAATGGCCAGACAATTCCCAGGTCATATGCTATAAGAGGCGCCAGTGAAACCAAATCGCTCAACCTTTCAATACGTTAAAACAATCCTGCTCAGCACCGCCCTGTGCCTGGTTCTTGGCGAGCTGCGCGGCGCCCAAATTCAGCCCGTGTCATCGGGTGACATCTCCATGCGCGACGTGCTGGTCATTGGCTCGTTGGGCCGGGCTGGCCGTTCTGCGCTCCACACGGACAGCCTCGAAGCGCACATCGTCTCCGGCACATGGCGCGCACCTGCAGCGGGTGAAACGGTCCAGACCCCAGACGGCGCGAGCCGGACCTGGGAGCCTGCGGACGCGGACACGAACGGGGTATTGGGCAAGGCGGCTATGCGAGTTGCGTATTGCTATTGGCCGGTGGTCAGCGCCGTTCAACGAGTGATGCTTCTCAATGCCGCCGGGCACAACCTGGTCTATGTCAACGGCGACCTCCGCACCGGCGACCCCTATTCTGCCGGCTATGTCCAACTGCCGGTCTTGCTAAAGCCGGGGACCAATGACTTTTTATTTCAGTGTTCGCGGGGGCAGCTCCGCGCCAGGCTCGAGCAACCTTCCGGCCCGCTGGTCATCGCCTCAGGCGACCCCACGTTGCCGGACCTTGTTGCCGGCGAACGAGAGCCAGTGTGGGGCGCGGTGGTCCTCCTCAATGCAACCACCAATTTCGTCCAGGCTTCAGTCCGGGGGCTCACCAGCGGCTCGGCGGAACGCCTCGTGAGCATCCCCCCGCTGGGCTCGCGCAAAGCCCCCTTCCTGCTTCGACCACGCCCAGCGCCAGCATCCACAAATTGCCCCGTAACAATTGAAGTCGCCCTGGCTTTGGGGCATCGAAAAGAGTTCTTTCGAACAGAGTTGAATCTGCGAGTCCGCAGGCCCGACCAGACGTGCAAACGGACTTTCCTCAGCTCGATCGATGATAGTGTCCAGTACTACGCGGTGAATCCCGCCCCGGTCGCTGCTGCTGCCGCAGCGCCCAACGCCCTGTTCCTCTCACTTCACGGGGCCAGCGTCGAGGCCATCGGCCAGGCGGATGCCTATTCCCCCAAAAAGTGGGGACAGATTGTCTGCCCTGCCAACCGCCGTCCTTACGGCTTTGACTGGGAGGAGTGGGGCAGGTGGGATGCCTTCGAGGTGCTGGCCCTTGCTCAAGCCAGATACCACCCGGACCCCAGCCGCATTTATCTCACGGGCCATTCGATGGGTGGACATGGCGCCTGGCAATTGGGAGCGCTGTTCCCTGGCCGCTTCGCCGCCGTCGGCCCCAGCGCGGGCTGGATTAGCTTCACCACGTATGTTGCGACCAACGCGCCAATTGCCACCAACGCCCTCTCCCAGATGCTGCGCCGCGCCGCCGCCTCAAGCGACACCTTGCTCATGGCCACCAATTTCTTGCAAGAAGGCGTCTATATCCTGCACGGCTCGGAGGACGATAACGTGCCGGTCTCCGAGGCGCGGCACATGGCGAAAGTCCTGGCTGGGTTTCACCACGATTTCGTCTATCACGAACAGCCCGGTGTGGGGCATTGGTGGGACATCTCGGATGAACCCGGCGCCGATTGCGTGGATTGGGCGCCCATGTTCGATTTCTTCGCTCATCACGTCATCCCGTCGGATGCCAGTCTGCGCCGCATCCGCTTTGTAACGGTTAACCCGGCAATCTCGGCCCGCTCCCACTGGGTCACCGTCCTGGCCCAGCAACATCCATTGCTGCCCAGCCTTGTCGATCTCCAATGCGATCCAGGTAAACGCCGCATCGTCGGCGCAACTACAAACGTCGCCCGTCTCGAGTTGGCTCTCCCTTCGCTCACACCGGGCGCGCCGTTGACACTCGAATTGGATGGGCAGAAAATAGAAAACGTGCCTTGGCCCGCGCCTCGGAACCCAGGCCCCCTCGAGGCCCTCGGCTCTCCGGCGCCCAGTTCCATTCCCCGCCCCGCCCTTCTTGTGGCTCGACGGGATGGCCGGTGGCAGCTTGAGACCCGCTTTTCTTCCTTTGAGAAAAACCCGCTTCGCTCAGGGCCCTTCCGCGAGGCCTTCTGCAACCACATGGTTTTTGTTTATGCCACCCACGGGACACCTGCGGAGAACTCTTGGGCCTTGGACAAAGCGCGCTACGATGCCGAGACGTTTTGGTATCGCGGCAACGGTTCAGTGCCCTTGATGTCCGACAGCGCCTATCTCACGGAGAGGGCTAAGGATGGCAAGCGCTCGCGCGGCAAACATAAGATAAAAGTCCGTAATGTCATCCTGTATGGCAATGCGGATTGCAACTCGGCCTGGCCTGTGTTGCTGGCGTCCAGCCCGGTTCAGGTCCACCGGGGCGAAGTGAAAATCGGCTCGCATCTTTTTTCCGGGGATGACCTGGCCTGCTTGTTTCTGCAGCCCAATCCCCAGGATGATAACGCCTTGGTCGGCGTCATTTCGGGTTCGGGACTGCCCGGGCTGCGCCTGACTGAACGAGTGCCATACTTCCTCTCAGGTGCCGGGTTTCCTGATTGCCTGTTGGCCACTCCGGAACTGCTCACAAAGGATATAGCGGGTGTCCGCGCGGCGGGCTTTTTCGGCCTTGATTGGCAGGTCAACACCGGCGAGTTCGCGTGGCAGGATTGAAAGCGCGCAGGCTTCCATTGGGAGGAAAGGGGGTTGTATCGGCAGGCTCACAAGAGCGTTTGGAGTTTGAACCGGCCCCGTTCCTGCAGCAGCGGTTTCCAAAGGTCCCCCCTCTCGCGCAAGCGCTGTGGCGCATTATCCAGGCGAAAATCCTCGATACGAATCCCCTCTTCCACTTCGGCCCAGGTCAGCGGCATCGAGACCGGCGCGCGCGCTTTAGGCCGGACGGAATAAACCGAAGCCAGGGTACGCCCCCAGGCATTCTGATTGTAATCCACCAACACCCGGCCTTTTGGCCGGTTGGCCACGCGGTATTCCGCTGTAATGAGTTCCGGGTGTAGTTGCCTCATCGTTTGCGCCAGCTCCTTGGCGAACGTCCAGACCTGTTTCTGCGTGGGACCCCGAACAATCGGGACATAAACGTGTATGCCCCTGGAACCAGTCGTTTTTGCGAAATTCGGGACCTTGAGCGCATCCAGCGCGCGATGAACCACCAGGGCGGTTTCGCAAACCCGCCCAAACAGGGTGCCCTCGACCGGGTCTAAATCAAAATGCAGGTAGTCAGGGCGATAGACGTCGTCGCACCGGGCGTACCAGGGGTTCAGATCGATGCAACCCAGGTTTATTGTCCATAACAAAGAAGCTAAATCCCGCACTACAGGGAATTCGATGATGCTCCCCGAGGAGTGCGCGATCGAGCAGGTCTCAATCCACTCCGGACGCGGAGTGGGAGCCCGCTTTTGGAAGAAGAAAGGGCCCGCCGCGCCGTTGGGATAGCGCTTCATGACCATCGCCCGATCAATCAGGTGTGGCAGCAGAAAAGGAGAAATCCAGGCATAATAACGCAGCAAATCACCTTTGGTGATGCCGTCTTGAGGCCAGAACACCTTTTGCAGGTTGGTCAAGTTGACCCTGCGGCCTTCGACACTTATCTCTGCCTGCGAAGCTTCCCTTGGGATGAACTCTTCGCTCGATTTGCTGCGGCGCGATGCGGGGAGCGACCCTCGGGAATATTGCGCTGGCTTGGCTCGGGCTGATACCATTCAGGCCATAGGCTTCCACCGGGCAATCAGGACAGCAATGCAGGTGTTCTGCTACTGGGGTGGGGGGCGGTGAAATGCCCGCCGTGTCGAATGCTTTGTCTCGCAATTTTTTGCTGTTCATCAAATCAAAATGGTGATAAAGTTTAGCTGTTGCGGTAAATTAAACGTAAGCACCTAATGTCACCTGCGGGCACCGGATGCGGGGCATTGCGTTGGCGCCACCTGTTCCGGCGCTCGCCCTAGGCGAAAGAGAACCTAACCATGAATCCAACCGGGACAATCGCGGAAATCCTCAACACCAA from Verrucomicrobiia bacterium encodes:
- the ligD gene encoding non-homologous end-joining DNA ligase, giving the protein MVSARAKPAQYSRGSLPASRRSKSSEEFIPREASQAEISVEGRRVNLTNLQKVFWPQDGITKGDLLRYYAWISPFLLPHLIDRAMVMKRYPNGAAGPFFFQKRAPTPRPEWIETCSIAHSSGSIIEFPVVRDLASLLWTINLGCIDLNPWYARCDDVYRPDYLHFDLDPVEGTLFGRVCETALVVHRALDALKVPNFAKTTGSRGIHVYVPIVRGPTQKQVWTFAKELAQTMRQLHPELITAEYRVANRPKGRVLVDYNQNAWGRTLASVYSVRPKARAPVSMPLTWAEVEEGIRIEDFRLDNAPQRLRERGDLWKPLLQERGRFKLQTLL
- a CDS encoding tetratricopeptide repeat protein, yielding MSRFVNLEFGGESEDHLYSTGGLKDEGFYSTEARSAFESGKFETALRLYSKVLEFNPQNAAAWTGQVRMLIELGEFREARLWAEKALERFPHEPELLAAKAVALGRGGDLQGALAFSDASIEERGDTPYVWLARADVLLARREPRADFCFEKALLLAPGDWFIMWLAGRIRFYYEQFVLALKLYQKALETNAGHFLLWLELGQCQQALGLSGPARTSFTQARQLNPQCYEAGVALTRLAENGLGSYLLGLWRRLLRK
- a CDS encoding prolyl oligopeptidase family serine peptidase; this encodes MKPNRSTFQYVKTILLSTALCLVLGELRGAQIQPVSSGDISMRDVLVIGSLGRAGRSALHTDSLEAHIVSGTWRAPAAGETVQTPDGASRTWEPADADTNGVLGKAAMRVAYCYWPVVSAVQRVMLLNAAGHNLVYVNGDLRTGDPYSAGYVQLPVLLKPGTNDFLFQCSRGQLRARLEQPSGPLVIASGDPTLPDLVAGEREPVWGAVVLLNATTNFVQASVRGLTSGSAERLVSIPPLGSRKAPFLLRPRPAPASTNCPVTIEVALALGHRKEFFRTELNLRVRRPDQTCKRTFLSSIDDSVQYYAVNPAPVAAAAAAPNALFLSLHGASVEAIGQADAYSPKKWGQIVCPANRRPYGFDWEEWGRWDAFEVLALAQARYHPDPSRIYLTGHSMGGHGAWQLGALFPGRFAAVGPSAGWISFTTYVATNAPIATNALSQMLRRAAASSDTLLMATNFLQEGVYILHGSEDDNVPVSEARHMAKVLAGFHHDFVYHEQPGVGHWWDISDEPGADCVDWAPMFDFFAHHVIPSDASLRRIRFVTVNPAISARSHWVTVLAQQHPLLPSLVDLQCDPGKRRIVGATTNVARLELALPSLTPGAPLTLELDGQKIENVPWPAPRNPGPLEALGSPAPSSIPRPALLVARRDGRWQLETRFSSFEKNPLRSGPFREAFCNHMVFVYATHGTPAENSWALDKARYDAETFWYRGNGSVPLMSDSAYLTERAKDGKRSRGKHKIKVRNVILYGNADCNSAWPVLLASSPVQVHRGEVKIGSHLFSGDDLACLFLQPNPQDDNALVGVISGSGLPGLRLTERVPYFLSGAGFPDCLLATPELLTKDIAGVRAAGFFGLDWQVNTGEFAWQD
- a CDS encoding PilT/PilU family type 4a pilus ATPase gives rise to the protein MSSDMLDRLLSAASDFDASDLHVVAGVPPAFRVNGEIIIADEDVLSEAELEQMAFSLLNEQQRKKFDQEWELCISLLHRAAGRVRATFYRRNGHPEMSFRFCGERIASRQELGLPDKIDELARKPNGLVLVTGPTGAGKTTTLNYMVDLINGERRCKIVTIEDPIEFVHENKRAIVVQQEVLTDVRSFNRALIHVLRQDPDVIVVGEMRDYEAISTALTAAETGHLVLATMHSPSVSHALERIVGVFEGNAQRQIILQLSNALQGIVAQELLPAADRTRRVLAYELIVANNAVRNLIRENQMHQLENTIQTGRKEGMTLMDNCLYDLYCKCLITYDTAMSRARHPDHIVRQKA